A portion of the Lolium rigidum isolate FL_2022 chromosome 1, APGP_CSIRO_Lrig_0.1, whole genome shotgun sequence genome contains these proteins:
- the LOC124683898 gene encoding uncharacterized protein LOC124683898: MLGVKEMVRSSKRKTSTTPPCGMTLCNKRKKAAVPVSLPEEMLMQVLLRLPIKAILRSRAVCCSWAALLSSDEFRSLHMEITKTVPSELKVLLVSPTERFDSTGVYSCSPLGPIRNDQLLFTLDHAHRDSVKVLTPIPCRGLTLLFDDVTPAYYLCNAATRAVTRLPPFGEAFDSFSAGLGFDVRRQQHKVVRLTNEMGTVKCEVYTPGSDCWRPAARGVPFRLCRVATSALCNAEDNTVSPVFANGCLHWLVAPYNLNAKPRTAILSFSVAEETFTSVRAPTFGPTVRTLPFPFIASGGLTDQWFPWHWAGRASEEHLTVVDNQLCMVRDLRTNPYGSTLEIWKLLDYSAGDWSLNHCINLSGHAGRDLREPQIVSVVGNCRPGKKIIIASSTHKVHDTFKKQVHTYDPSSGALKTILSVTETHTSLNETPPGLRFGLIEESLTPVHKTDEEIALSRTLAKVTKEILLRLPAKSAVQSKAVCKQWLRLIESENFIETYSKHKNMDKRPKVMLIGEGSGHMGFSFAPLNRWIREAHNHSALLCRKVICSKPCHGLNLISTETDNYLYNACTGFYRVYHSKKPKMHLPSRACRVHKAEQHAFTVGNKNAGLTFDPLSREHVIVEISYNLKDYKSRQYDLECTLRWCNSGGHARGNSVPVLPLPVNEMPPAYVEGLLYWMSEPRLGRSRKRAIVSFDIARNKFDVIPCPPCIAMWNSTSSYHAHVVELEGVLCAILADPVANSLDVWKLEHDQWGRPYSICLKASPDYSLGTNVVVPLAVDPYDSRILLNSGTKVGLYDPVEQTVESLYSLDQVHGAASTAQLRVCQGSDINKCRHSGPCNPSLSGSNLTCSKDQSSGEKYRLDTEFLPLVPMLYEESLAWYPRVAEARKLR; encoded by the coding sequence ATGCTGGGGGTGAAAGAGATGGTGCGTAGCAGCAAGAGGAAAACCAGTACCACGCCGCCCTGTGGGATGACCCTATGCAACAAGAGGAAGAAGGCTGCTGTACCCGTGTCACTCCCAGAGGAGATGCTGATGCAGGTGCTGCTGCGGCTTCCCATCAAAGCCATCCTCCGCTCCAGAGCGGTCTGCTGCTCCTGGGCTGCACTGCTATCTTCCGATGAGTTCCGCAGCCTCCACATGGAAATCACTAAGACGGTGCCATCAGAACTAAAGGTACTGCTTGTATCACCGACAGAAAGATTTGACTCCACTGGCGTGTACTCGTGCTCGCCGCTCGGCCCCATAAGAAACGACCAACTTCTGTTCACTCTTGACCATGCCCACCGTGACTCCGTGAAAGTTCTGACGCCCATACCGTGCCGTGGCCTCACACTTCTGTTTGATGATGTCACGCCGGCTTACTACCTCTGCAATGCAGCCACACGGGCAGTCACACGCCTACCACCTTTCGGTGAAGCGTTCGATTCGTTCTCTGCTGGACTGGGATTTGATGTCCGGAGACAGCAGCACAAGGTGGTGAGGTTGACCAATGAGATGGGGACGGTCAAGTGTGAAGTGTACACGCCTGGAAGTGATTGCTGGAGGCCGGCTGCCAGAGGAGTACCCTTCAGGTTGTGCCGTGTTGCAACAAGTGCTCTGTGTAATGCAGAGGACAACACAGTATCACCCGTGTTTGCAAACGGATGCCTGCACTGGTTGGTTGCTCCTTACAATCTAAATGCAAAGCCAAGAACTGCTATCTTATCCTTTTCTGTTGCAGAGGAGACCTTCACGTCTGTACGAGCACCAACCTTCGGACCAACAGTGCGTACATTACCCTTCCCCTTCATAGCATCAGGAGGGTTAACAGATCAGTGGTTCCCCTGGCACTGGGCTGGCCGGGCATCAGAAGAACACCTAACAGTGGTGGATAACCAACTCTGTATGGTCCGTGACCTTCGCACTAACCCTTATGGTAGCACTCTGGAGATATGGAAACTGCTAGATTATAGTGCTGGCGATTGGTCACTGAATCATTGTATCAATTTGTCTGGGCATGCGGGAAGAGATCTACGTGAGCCACAGATCGTGTCAGTTGTTGGCAATTGCAGGCCAGGGAAGAAGATAATCATCGCTTCTAGCACGCACAAGGTCCACGACACCTTTAAAAAACAGGTTCACACCTATGACCCTAGTTCTGGAGCGCTCAAAACCATTCTTTCAGTCACCGAGACACACACATCTCTTAACGAGACGCCCCCTGGTCTAAGATTCGGTTTAATTGAAGAGAGCCTTACCCCAGTGCATAAAACAGATGAAGAGATAGCCTTGTCACGTACCCTCGCTAAGGTGACTAAAGAAATTCTACTCCGTCTCCCAGCTAAATCAGCCGTACAGTCCAAAGCTGTCTGCAAGCAGTGGCTCAGACTGATTGAGAGTGAAAACTTCATTGAGACATACTCTAAACATAAGAACATGGATAAAAGGCCAAAGGTCATGCTTATTGGAGAAGGTTCTGGACACATGGGCTTCAGTTTTGCTCCCTTAAATAGATGGATCAGAGAAGCTCATAATCACAGTGCATTACTTTGTAGAAAGGTGATTTGCTCCAAGCCTTGCCATGGGCTCAACCTGATAAGCACGGAGACAGATAACTATTTGTACAACGCATGTACTGGTTTCTACAGGGTCTACCATAGCAAGAAGCCAAAGATGCACCTGCCCTCCAGAGCCTGCAGAGTACATAAAGCAGAACAGCATGCTTTCACAGTTGGGAACAAGAACGCTGGCTTGACATTCGACCCTTTGAGTCGTGAGCATGTTATTGTGGAAATTTCTTATAATCTGAAGGACTACAAATCTCGCCAATACGACTTGGAATGCACATTACGGTGGTGTAATTCTGGGGGTCATGCACGAGGAAACTCTGTACCAGTACTGCCTCTGCCTGTGAATGAAATGCCACCTGCCTATGTTGAAGGGCTGCTGTACTGGATGAGTGAACCAAGACTGGGACGGAGCCGCAAACGGGCCATTGTCTCGTTTGACATTGCTAGGAACAAGTTTGATGTCATCCCTTGCCCTCCATGCATTGCAATGTGGAATAGCACAAGTTCTTATCATGCACATGTGGTTGAGCTTGAGGGAGTTTTATGTGCTATTTTAGCAGACCCAGTGGCAAACAGTTTAGATGTATGGAAGCTAGAGCATGACCAATGGGGCAGACCATATTCCATCTGCTTGAAAGCATCGCCTGACTATTCCCTTGGGACAAATGTGGTGGTGCCATTAGCTGTTGATCCCTATGACAGCAGGATCCTTCTGAACAGCGGGACGAAAGTAGGTCTATATGATCCAGTGGAGCAAACAGTTGAAAGTCTGTATTCACTTGATCAGGTACATGGTGCCGCAAGTACGGCACAGCTTAGAGTTTGTCAAGGATCTGACATTAACAAGTGCAGACATTCTGGGCCCTGTAATCCATCTTTATCAGGGAGTAATTTGACATGCTCCAAAGACCAATCGTCAGGGGAGAAATATAGACTGGACACTGAATTTTTGCCTCTTGTCCCTATGCTATATGAGGAGAGCTTAGCATGGTATCCCCGTGTAGCCGAAGCAAGAAAGTTGCGGTGA